CATCCGCCACGTCCAGACCTCGAAGGTCGGCCTGTCGGTGCAGCGGTTCACGCTGGCCGAGCTGGCGCAGCTGGACGCCGGCAGCTGGAAGTCGCCGGCGTTCGCCGGCACTCCGGTGCCCACCCTGCGCGACGTCGTGCACGCGCTGCGCGGCACCGAGGTGCGGCTCGTGGTCGAGATGAAGTCGGCGCCCGCGGACCCGCGCTCCTACGTCCGTGCCGTATTGGAGGAGCTCGGCGGGCACAGCCGCGTCACGCTGATGAGCTTCGACCGCGCCCTCGCCGAGGCCGCCCTGCCGGTGCACCACGCCGTGGGCCTGGTGACCCGCGGCCGGCCGAACGCCACCGACATCGACCGCTTCGACGAGTTCCACGTGAGCGCCCGCCGGGTCGACCGCGCCCTGGTCGACCGCGTGCACGCCGGCGGCGGCACCCTCACCGCCTGGACCGTGGACGACCCGCGCCAGATCGAGCGGCTCGCGGCCCTCGGAGTGGACGGCATCACCACGAACGACGTCTCGGCGGCCCGGCCGGCCCTGGTCTGACCTCAGCCCTGCTGCCGCGGCCGCGTGTCCGACGTCTCCAGTCGCCACTTTTGGAACAGGATCCACGTGCCGACCGCGTCAGAACGTGGATCCTGTTCCAAAAGTGGGCAGGGGGACGCGGTCAGCGGTTCTTCGCGGCGACGAGGCGCAGGCCCTGGAGGGTCAGCTTCGGGTCGCGGGCGGTGATCGTCTCGCACTCGGTCAGCACGACGGCGGCGTGGCTGCCGGTGGCGATGACCGAGACGTCGTCGGGGTCCTCGCCGAGGGACTCGATCATCCGCTCGACGATCGCGTCGATGAGGCCGGCGAAGCCGAAGACGATCCCGGACTGCAGCGCCTCCACGGTGTTCTTGCCGATGACGTCGCGAGGCGTGGTGATCTCGACGCTGCGAAGCTGGGCGCTGCGGCGGACGATCGCGTCGAGCGAGACCTCGACGCCGGGCGCGATCGCGCCGCCGAGGTAGCGACCTTTGGCGTCGATCGCATCGACCACGGTGGCCGTGCCGGTGAGGTCGA
This genomic interval from Aeromicrobium choanae contains the following:
- a CDS encoding glycerophosphodiester phosphodiesterase translates to MTTAPRITAHRGQSATHPENTIPALREAVRLGADALEFDVQPTADGSIVLMHDRSPLRTTNIRHVQTSKVGLSVQRFTLAELAQLDAGSWKSPAFAGTPVPTLRDVVHALRGTEVRLVVEMKSAPADPRSYVRAVLEELGGHSRVTLMSFDRALAEAALPVHHAVGLVTRGRPNATDIDRFDEFHVSARRVDRALVDRVHAGGGTLTAWTVDDPRQIERLAALGVDGITTNDVSAARPALV
- a CDS encoding type III pantothenate kinase, with the protein product MTLLAIDAGNAETSIGLFDGDELVADFVVASDERRTSDEWFLVVEGFLRRSGLPEVDEIAMCCTVPALLVALRRTYLRYYENIPAWVVGPGVKTGVPIHTDNPREVGTDRIVNALAAKELYGGPAIVVDLTGTATVVDAIDAKGRYLGGAIAPGVEVSLDAIVRRSAQLRSVEITTPRDVIGKNTVEALQSGIVFGFAGLIDAIVERMIESLGEDPDDVSVIATGSHAAVVLTECETITARDPKLTLQGLRLVAAKNR